Proteins co-encoded in one Ralstonia sp. RRA genomic window:
- a CDS encoding NUDIX domain-containing protein yields MGGSMSTDNLTQVPPKGVPTHTPDGRKITEVAVGVLVQPDGQFLLAQRPEGKPYAGYWEFPGGKLEAGESVEAALTRELKEELDVTLRTCVPWHTIEHDYPHAYVRLHFCKVTAWEGTLRALEGQDFAWQTLPISVDPVLPATLPVFEWMREEATAS; encoded by the coding sequence ATGGGCGGCAGCATGTCGACTGACAACCTGACGCAAGTGCCGCCGAAGGGTGTGCCAACCCACACGCCCGACGGTCGCAAGATCACCGAAGTCGCCGTCGGCGTGCTCGTGCAACCGGACGGCCAGTTCCTGCTGGCGCAGCGCCCCGAGGGCAAGCCGTATGCGGGCTACTGGGAGTTTCCTGGCGGCAAGCTGGAAGCGGGCGAATCCGTGGAGGCTGCGCTCACACGCGAGCTGAAGGAAGAGCTGGATGTCACGCTGCGCACCTGCGTGCCGTGGCACACCATCGAGCACGATTACCCACACGCCTACGTGCGGCTGCACTTCTGCAAGGTCACGGCGTGGGAAGGCACGCTGCGTGCGCTGGAAGGCCAGGATTTCGCCTGGCAGACGCTGCCGATCAGCGTCGATCCGGTGTTGCCGGCGACGCTGCCCGTGTTCGAATGGATGCGCGAAGAAGCGACGGCTAGTTGA